The sequence below is a genomic window from Pygocentrus nattereri isolate fPygNat1 chromosome 16, fPygNat1.pri, whole genome shotgun sequence.
GGCATAACTGCTATCCCATAGATTGTTGGGGGAATGTAGTGAGAGCACACATTACGTACATGATTGTAGTGCAGGCTGGGGATTGTAGTACAGGGCTTTGTGAAACAtgctaatattaataaaaaaccTGCGGACCAGAAAGGATTGTGTTACAGGCATAGAGGAGCCACTGGTGCAGGCCAAATGGTAATATGCAGTAGCCTTTTCCTGGTCTTGCTTAACATTTTAGGAACTTCACGTTTCCATTGGTCACATTGTCTGACAGTACAAAAGCACACTTTTCCAGAAGCATCTTTCCCCAGCACTTAATTTCAGTATGGGTGGCACCTGATGGTAGGGATATCCAGCCAATTTCTGGCCATCAGCTTGACCTTCTTGGCAGGAGACTGTTTCTTAAAAGCGCTTCAGCCATTTTTGTCATTGGGAGTCAGTGTCCAGCAAACAACACTGCTCTTCCTTGCTAAGCTAATATGCATAGGTTGTGTGGCTTTATATAAGTGTAGCAAATCATCCTACTGTCATTATCTCAAAGCATCAGTCTCTCAAGGGAACACCTCTTTACGCTGTTCTCTGTGAGGCTCTGGGTGGTTCTTCCTGTCATGAAGTACCCACAGAGATAAAATGGGTTGCAGATCTTCTGCAGCACCGTGTGTGTGATTCCTAGCAGAGGTGACTGGAAACCTCTTCTTCTTCAGAGTATCCAATTGCTGCTTGCATAAGAGAACTGAATGTTGGGGGTGGTGCCCTGTCACCTGACTTCTCAGAAGAGTTCATTTCTTAGACCTACAGTCACAGCTCAGCACTCAACTTCTTTCTCTTGTAGGTTCTCCTAGTAGTTTGGGTGCATATGCTCAGATTTTCTCTGTCACAACTCTCTCATTCTGATGCCAGTGGGGAGTGTACATGCATCTTCCAGGGTTTTTTTCCCAGAAGCTTAACATCTGCTGCGCAGATTTGACAGTTAACTTTGCGTCCCTCTTGTAATGTTGCTTGAGCAGTTAAACTTGATCTTCTGTGATTTGACACATTTTGGAGAATGACCCACTCTTCTATGTATAAGTCTTCTGGGCTTTAGCTCCCATAAAAATCCATAGTTTTGTAGTTTGCCACATAAACAGTAGTTTCCAATGTACTGTAATTGAGATTGTTAACCACATGTGCAATATGTGTAAAcgtttgctttgttttcatgAAATTAAATGCCGATTTAGGCTTCAAAGGCTCccacttctgtttctttttctctatggCTTCCCTTTCATCCTCCTAAACTAATCCTTAACCCTTGAACATTTGCAAACATGGAGTTGAGACAGAGTGTTTTTGTGAAATTAGGCAATGTTAGTAAGCGGCTGTAGTTCACTGACATTATTTACAGTCAGCAAGCACAAAGACAAGTGATCACATATGGCTATAAGTACACAGTATATCTAGTGTGTTTAGCTGTTACATTCAAAACTTACAATTATAGCAATCTCTCACAGACTTGCATAAGTTTCTGTCTTCCATGTCTGTATCAAATCAAAATGCAACTCATGACATGGGCAGTTTGTATAGCCTCATCCCTTCAAAAAATCAAAAACTATCTTAGGTGTTCTTGTGACAGTAGGGATTGAAATAAGTGCGGAGGGCTAATCTGGGAgtgccttctttttctttttggggTGGTTTTAATTTTACAAGAGCATATTgagttaaaaatgaaagaaaacatagGATCAAATCTGTTAAGTAATGTTAGATGATCAATGCTCTTGAATTTGAGTGTGAAAACAAGGTGAGATCGAGCAATTGGCATTGATCATGGTGGGAAGAACCAGACTGAAGGCTGATTAGTTGTTTATATCaagttttaaagcaaaacagCTTAATAAGTACAAACCCAATGCCAgtaaagttgggacagtatgtgaaaagccaataaaaacagaaaattcttgacctgtattaaattgaaaatgatacaaaaacACCATACTTGATGGTTTACCTTATGAGGGTCATAATTTTCACTTCAGATGTCTGCAAGATGTTGGAACAGACATATGtgtaccactgtgttacaccaCAGAACATGATAACTGTTTGGAGAATGAAGACCCCAACTGATCCAATacgttgctccaaaatgtgctcAGTGTCAATAGTActtttacagatgtgcaagttacccattaATACACAATCATGCCATGAAGTTGGAAGCATTTCTGGACATCATGGATATATGACTTCCACGGTGCGTAGTAGAGTCTTAACATACATTTGTGTCATTACAGTCTTAAGAGTGCCATCTGAGAGGTTTAAGGTCATTCATTTGTCATTAACTTTTcctttacacatacatttctCTGGATTTCCTGAATCGTTCATGTTATTATGCACTGTAAAGGGTGAAATGTTGTTATTAAACTGTTGAACTATTTGCTAATGCATTTTTGGTAATTTGCCAAGTGTCAACCATCCTTGGACTAGACCTTTCCTGGATGTTCTTCTTATATCCAAGCATGATAGCATCACctcatcacctgtttaagataaTTTTTAGTTCCCAAAAGTCCTAGTCTTAAAGTGCCCCGTCCCAGTTTTTCGGAACAAGTTGTAGGCattaatttcagaatgagcatatatttatgAAAATTAATGAAGTTGATAAGATATTACATTACCTAcctttttgttcaaatacaggtcaaagtggatttatgaattactgctttctgtttttaattggaATTTCAttgctgtcccaacttttttggaattgggtttgtaataGAATATGAATAGAAGATGAAAGCAGGAAtgacataaaaaaacataaaacatcacaTCTACCAAAAGAGGATGCGGAGAAAATGCACTCACAATAGACTGTAAGAGTGATGGTTTTCTTAGAGAGGGTGTTGCGAAAAGTATTCTGGGCCAGGCAAGCATAGTACCCTGCATGCCCCCGCAGAACCGTGTTAATGGTGAGCTGTCCTCCAGTGTAGATCTCGGAGTTATTGTAGAACCAGACGTACTGGCTAGGAGGGTTAGAGGAGGCTTGACATGTAAGGGAAATGTTTCTTCTCTCCAGGGCTGAGTAGCCTTGCTCTGTCACTGAGTAGGCTGTGGCATCAATCTGAGGCTGTTCTGGTCCAACTGAAACAGACATAACACATGTGAAGAAACATCTGAATGCATTAAGCATTATACTAACATAAAATCTATTCagtgaaatgagaaaaatgtgcATACGCCTGATTTGTTTGAAAATACAACTCTTTGTTAGGTCCTCATTTTTCTGGAAACTAGACATGAGGTAACTTTtgcaaaaacatcaaacaagaTTGTAAAACCCACACTTACATATGACATCTAACCAGATACGATCACTACGCTGCTGGCTGACCTCGTTCCTGGCCAGGCATCTGTACCAGCCAGTATGATTATAGGTGACCCCGGTGATGTTGATCAGATTGCTGTTGATCTCAGCCAGTGTGGTGACCAGGCCACTGTGGCTTTCCTGCTCCCATATGTAGCTAACAGGCTCTGTTCCAGCCTCCAGTCCACAGAGCATCCACACTGATGAGCCTTCCACAGGTGATCGATCACTCAACACAATGTAGGGTTTGGACACTGGCATAGATACTGTTAAATCGTAAAGGATAGAGATGTAATAACTAATACCTTGATGACAGCCAATGTGCTTCTATGAATTTAATACAGGTTCACAGCATCGTAGCAGTTCTCACCTGGGCTCCTGATCTCTGAAGGATTACCAGTGGTACGACGATTCATAGCTGTTATGCGGAAAGTATATGTTACATTAGGATCCAGATTGTTGATCTGGTAGCTGCGAGTGCTGGGCTCCAGATCTACTGCCACTTTCTGCCAGACGGGCACAATATCACTTTTCCCATCAGGACCAGGGAGTCTCTGGCGTTCAATAAAGAAGCCAGTGAGGATGCTGTCTGTCCGGATCATCCATTCCATATTAACGTCTGTCCGCTGACGGCTGGTGTAGACGATCTTACTGATAGTAATGTTTGGAGGCATTGGGTATCCTGAATCAAAGAAACATTACAATTCAGTCTTGGTCATTCCAAGGAAGGAATATAAAGCATTACAGAGTCTAAATATGTTGTCAAGAGATAtttattcttgtatttttttgtgtgaaattaaTTTGAATGTTTGTTTTAGTCAACTCACTCATCACCAGCAATAGGATGGGCATGTCTGTGCGTCCGACAGCATTGGTAGCGGAACACCAGTAATAGCCACTGTCTACCAAACTGTCTGTTTCCCGAACAGTCATGTTTGTCCAGGCTGCAGCTCGCTGAAGGATGTACTTCTTGGATGTGTCACCTACATTCTGCCTTAACTTGTTATACCAAATAATCTCTGTAGCTGGAGGGTAGGTTTTACTTAGACTGCAGGTCAGTTGAATATCATTGCCCTCAAATACTGAAACCACACTGTTCTCAGTGATCAACACTGGAGTCTCTGGAAGAGAAAGGCATATGGAAATGCTGCATAGAATATGTCCAATTACAGGACTCTCCTGAATTCTTGGCAATTACTGTGAACAAAAAATGCAGGATGAAATCCatactgtgtttgttttattattgctgAGGTCCAtataataaacattataaaattgTATTGCTATGAATGACAGAAACAGTGTGGCTTACTACCCAGCATTGCACCTCATTGAGTAAATTATTGTTACACAATAGTAGCATTGGTAATTTTAAGATATCAAGCAAGCATGCTGCCTCTTAAATTGCATATCAAAAGTCCTTACCCAGTTTTAACACACACGTCTTGCTCTCTTTAGTTAGTGGGTGTTTGGCATGGCACACAAAGGCTTTGCCACTGTAGGTGGCACTGGAACGCAGCACTAGGATGTTGGAGCTCTCCTCAAATGTGCCGTGGACATCCCCGGAACTGGAGACCCACCACAGCAGAGCTCGAGGGAGTCCACCCACCCAGGAGCAAGACAGCATCATGTATTCATTATTTTGGCTGGAATTTGCAGAGCACTGGGGTTCTCCTTGGGGCAGCCCTTGGGAGAACAGGATATTTGTGGTGAAGAGAGGCTTTTTTGTGTGGGAGTTGAATGACACTGAATAGTTTTGATGTCATTGAAGTGGTTTCCAGGCATTTTTGAATATATAAGATCGGCGTCTGAATAGATTACATATTTAATCTTAGTTTTAATACAACTCTTTCAAAGATACCCAAAGATGGCAGATTTAAATAAAGCTATCCCTGCACAATTCTCTATTCCAATtgaatttcaaaagaaaaattcAGGCAGCCAATGAGATTTTATGTGAAATTGGATGCGTCCAAAACAGCCACAAATTTGTTAGTGTCATGACTCCCTTTGGCTCTGAACTCTCTGTGAACTCTCCCAAAATCCCCTGAGAGATCACGTGACTCCAGCATCACTTTTGTGCTCCAACCAGCGTTCCAGTTCCCCAGAGTACTGATCTGTTTGACCTGTCCTCtgattagtttagtttaaagccTGGGCTTGTAGATAGCTTCATTGTGAGGTACTGCTTCTTTCCACCGTTATTTTTGACTGTTTATTCCTGATCTGACCTGTTTTGCCTTGTTTATTGATCTGTCTTTTGCTTGATCCCTTTTGGACTATTCACCTggccatgtttgtgtttttgtgtattttgaccTTTATGGTTTTGACCATTGCCTATGATCTGACTATGATTGGGGATTCTGTTTTGACTAGTAAAGCCTCTCATTCACTTTAAACCCGCAAGCATCTGCGTCATTCTGTCACGTTATAATCAGAAATCATATAAAAGCCATTTTTAAGAGTACAGACACCATTCTTATCTCAGactaaatattaaacattattacTATTTACTTCACTTGCATCTACTTATATTCAGTCAGTTTCCAAGATCGGGATTAAGCCTAGactaaaaaataaagtatattcTGAGGAATTATGGTCCTTAATGTTTTTACTGTTACTTTTGCATTGTTTTACACCACGCTATGAATGTTTATTTCGACTTACAAATATCTATTAAAAGTTCTGCTGTATTGTAGCTTCATACTCACATGTCTTagtgctgcagctctgagtGATGTTTAGTGCAACATGTGAGCCGTAGCAGGTGAATACAGAGTTGTTAGCAGTATCAGGGCCTGGCTGGATCTGAGTGAAGTTAGTAATTCCCATTTGATTGATATTCACTGACTGACTCCACTTCAGGCTAGCTGAAGGGTAACCACCCACCCAGGAGCAGAACAGGGCCAAGTCAGTGTAGTTGTTTGCTTGAAAGATGGAACAACTTGGAGCACCGGCTGGTGGATCTGTTGGAACAAGGTTCTTTGTAACATAGTGCAGGTCACAGGGTCCAAGTATTTAGCCCCAAATTTGTTAAGCCAATGGACACTCTAGAACTGGAgtagaaatattaaaaatatagagAATGACACTACCATGCAAGatctggcagaccaccaaactgtcaccattagattaacagtacttaaagctttcatctttgcgAGATAGGAGaacatcagatctgaaaaaatccacaggctCTTTCCATTTTTAGATGACAACTCAGTGATATGGGTCTgagaggatgtgtagctgtctgatactaagaaaagaaaatctgcaaatcaaagAAGCTACTGATGTTGTCAGAACAACACATGTACATCCTCATAGGCCAGAGGTCAGTATAATTGAAACtgaacatttgatatatttagttgttgaggcttctgtgtattgttttgttcaATATATGTATTCTGCTTTTCCCGACACTGAAAAAGATGAAacttgaataaatgaagggagTTCTGTGGGATTTTGTCAGGTAATGATAAGATCATTATTTATTACGATGTTTAAGAATTTTGTGACACAGTATTGTAATATAAGTGAAAATACTGGTGAAAGATAGAATGCAATAGCTACAGTAGTGAAGTGGACTCCAGTTGAATGGTGAAGCACTTACAGTAGATCGTGAGAGTGATGGTTTTTCTGGAGCGGGAGTTGATGTAAGTGTTCTGGGCCAGGCAGGTGTAGTACCCTGCTTGTACACGCAGgatgttggtgatggtgagcTGTGCTCCAGTGTAGATCTCTATGTTGTTGTATAACCAAGCATATTGACTGGGAGGGTTGGAGGAGGCTTGACACATGAGAGACACATTTCCTCTCTCCAGTGCTGAGTAGCCTGTCTCTGTTACTGAGTAAGCTGTGACATCAACCTGAGGCAAGTCTGGACCATCTGAATAGAGAAAGTCCACATTAACATGCAGAAAGATACACTTGAATTGTATATCATTACAGTTCAGAAAAATAATCAACCTTGTGACAAGATGGAGAAGCACGCTTCAACTTAAAATGTGCAGCTGAACAAATTCTAACTTCTCGAAAGGAGTGAACAGTTAATTGGTTCTTTTTGGTACTTTTGTTTCTAACATTTGACATTTGACTGGGTGCTCTCAGCCTGAATGGCTTAGGGAAAAAGGCTCACAGCTTACATAGATTGGTCTACAATTAAATTGCCTTGCGCTTGTGAGAGCAGATCCCTTATTTTGTATTACAGGGGTCCTTAACCTTTTGGGGGGTTGAAAATATTGATGAcgctttattttgagtggtcctctTTAGATGAAATTAAGCGTTTACTTAACAGACTCTCAACAACACATCAGTGATGCAGCAGCAGTGAATATATTAAGATCATCAAGAGACTTTTGATTAACTGTGTAGATAAAATTTGTTTAtatgttgttcattttttttcactttgtccaAATTTATCTTTAGATGTTTAGCCTTAGAGGTCACTTAACATGTAACAGATATAATACAGACCATCTCAGCATCCTTAACAAGCTGTTAAAGACACACTGCTGACACCATTCTGTAACTGGAGCTTCactggattaggttttgggttttgGTTATGGTTCAGATTAGGGCTtgagttaaggttaggattagggccagggtaagggttaggaattaggttttgggttttgGTTAAGGTGacgattagggccagggttagggttaggtatTAGGTCTTGGGCCTTGGTAAagaggattagggccaggatgagggaTAGGGATTAGATTTTATATTTTGGTTAAAGATAGTATTAGGGCTAggtttgggtaaggttgggcaaggttaggttttgcgtaATGAAAGTAACATATCAAGTTTActtcatttaacatttcaacaaaatacatacacacacacacacgttatcTAAGCTGCTTAATCTCCAGGGTCACAGGGTGGGGAGGGGCGTCCATCATAGGGCACATATCAACAATACATTTACTTAATGTAAGGAATGTATCAACAAGATATTTACCTCAATGTATTTACATGCTGCACTACTGATACTTCACTGACATGTTGTTAGTGTGTcccatctacaaaggaccactcaaagTAGTGTAACCAAAATATTTTGTAACCCCCTCTTTGTCAACCCACCCCTCCTGCAGCCCCCCTGCCACACATGCACCAGTGTACATATTAAAGAAATTACAGAAGAACCAAATATGGAGTCCACTCACTGTGGCCTACGTTCCTTATCTAGCAGTTTATCACAAACCACAAATCCTAAACCTAGCGTTGAGAAAAAAGCTTAAAGTTCAGTGGCCAACCAAGACCCCTCCCTCTGCTAGGAGCTAACCCAATAGAAATTCATATAATAGAGTCTACATTAGCTTCTTTCATAGCCTTTTGGTGGAGCAGAGCTTGTATGCACATATGCAACACTTGTCACGACCCCCAAACGCCCCCCCCAGACTACACCATGACAACCAAGGGAGTCCCAAACTCCAGGTTAAGAACAATCATCATTGTTTATCACTGTTTAGCTGGTTTAGCTTCTTTACACATAGTAGAAAGAGAAGCGTTTCAGAGAAGAGGCTTCCCCTCAGAATCTCATTTGCTTCAGACTGTACAATTCCAAAGAACAAGTAACAAAACAATCTAAGAATGGGCAAATAGAATTTTGACTTTAAGACAGTTGTAATACTCCATGTATTACACAATCCATGAGTCATGTGTGGAAAATTGACAAACGCTCTTGATTAGCCCCTCACTCACATAAGACATCTAACCAGATACGATCACTGCGCTGCTGGTTGACCTCGTTCCTGGCCAGGCACCTGTACCAGCCAGTGTGGTTGCGAGTGACCCAGATGATGTTGATCAGACTGCTGTTGCTCTCAGCCAGTGTGGTGACCAGCCCACTGCGGCTCTCCTCCTCCCATGTGTAGTTAATGGGCTCTGTGCCATTCTCCAGACCACAGCGCATCCAAAATGATGAACCCTCCACTGCTGATGAGTTACTCAGTACAACGTAGGGCTTGTACACAGGCACTGTGGAGCACATCAGAGGGCTTATAAAAGTTTATGACATagaaaagctctttaaaatacacacagacattaatacCATTCTATTCTGGCTGTTTTCAATCGATAGGAAAGTTAGGATTATGAAGATCTGAAATCTTGTTATATTTCCAAGCCTTTTTTGTAAATCCTGTGAACACCGATGCACATTTATGGAGGCAGGTGGGGGTTGGAGCTGGGATTAATGTTGTGCACTCCCACCTGCAGCGGACCATTCACTTACCTCATATGAGAATGCATTTCTGCCTATTTTTTTACTCTAATAGGAGACAGATAACGTcctatacattttaaaagtctCTTTAAAACCAATACACACTGTAATTTCATTTAGTTGTAGTTAGTGAAGCCCATATGTAGTTTTAAAGGTAGTTTTAAATCTGATTGGCCACCCCAAAATTTCTGTCTGTCAGATTTGTGGAACAACCTCAATATCATCACACTTATCATTATAGAAATATTTAGTTGCAATATTTATAGCAGCATGGAGATGTTCTAGTGCAATAATGCACAGAAATATGCAACAGACAATAAACTTTAACCTGTATActgaatatattagaaaatACATGACGTTAATAATCCTGTTAATTGCTATTGGCAGACTAAAGCCTCTTGATGTTGATACCACTTGTCAGATCAAATTTGTACCCATGCCCAAATTTGCATCagtttaaaatcaaaatgctAATCACAATTTCTTTGCTttgaataaaagatcattttaatGCTGTAACTGGTTAATTCAGTCCATCCGCTATCTAAATTTTAGTTTTGCAAGAATGTTGAGGTAATGTCTATTTTGGCTTCTTTGTTCTGACTTTTTTGTTACTGACCTAAAACCCGTAGACGCACATAGTAATAGTAGAGTCTGGCTCCCTCCGCAGTGTCGTACAGAGCCTGGCAGGTGTATAAGCCCTCTGCAGCTATAAGAAGTTTCTTAGTGAACAAAGAGGAGCTGTTGGTGATGACATCCAGGTCCCCCAGATCTTGTGCCAGCTGCTGCAGCTTTGGACCCTTGCCAAAGTTATACACCACAGCTCGAA
It includes:
- the vsig10l2 gene encoding V-set and immunoglobulin domain-containing protein 10-like 2, with protein sequence MKNRLVGLHDFCLTAFLLPLFLHGLEISDPGQVVYREARTSVVVEHEATLECGTTLPDVYIWSFTKPGTDTIRAVVYNFGKGPKLQQLAQDLGDLDVITNSSSLFTKKLLIAAEGLYTCQALYDTAEGARLYYYYVRLRVLVPVYKPYVVLSNSSAVEGSSFWMRCGLENGTEPINYTWEEESRSGLVTTLAESNSSLINIIWVTRNHTGWYRCLARNEVNQQRSDRIWLDVLYGPDLPQVDVTAYSVTETGYSALERGNVSLMCQASSNPPSQYAWLYNNIEIYTGAQLTITNILRVQAGYYTCLAQNTYINSRSRKTITLTIYYPPAGAPSCSIFQANNYTDLALFCSWVGGYPSASLKWSQSVNINQMGITNFTQIQPGPDTANNSVFTCYGSHVALNITQSCSTKTWLPQGEPQCSANSSQNNEYMMLSCSWVGGLPRALLWWVSSSGDVHGTFEESSNILVLRSSATYSGKAFVCHAKHPLTKESKTCVLKLETPVLITENSVVSVFEGNDIQLTCSLSKTYPPATEIIWYNKLRQNVGDTSKKYILQRAAAWTNMTVRETDSLVDSGYYWCSATNAVGRTDMPILLLVMRYPMPPNITISKIVYTSRQRTDVNMEWMIRTDSILTGFFIERQRLPGPDGKSDIVPVWQKVAVDLEPSTRSYQINNLDPNVTYTFRITAMNRRTTGNPSEIRSPVSMPVSKPYIVLSDRSPVEGSSVWMLCGLEAGTEPVSYIWEQESHSGLVTTLAEINSNLINITGVTYNHTGWYRCLARNEVSQQRSDRIWLDVIFGPEQPQIDATAYSVTEQGYSALERRNISLTCQASSNPPSQYVWFYNNSEIYTGGQLTINTVLRGHAGYYACLAQNTFRNTLSKKTITLTVYYPPDGVPTCSILPVNNYTDLALLCSWMGGYPPATLKWSPYVKGDNREGISNDTLIQPGPDTANNSVFTCHGSHVALNIAQNCSTRTWLPYGEPQCSAYATRNNEYLMLSCSWEGGFPRALLWWASDSGDVQGTSEENSNILILRSSATYSGKAFACHAKHPLAKGSKQCVLKLEAPVLMTQRSVVSVYEGDDVLLTCILSKNYPAATEVTWYNNLRQNIGEIPKKYVLQQAAAWSNLTVRETDSMVDSGQYWCSAKNAVGGAEIPVKLVVIRYPMPPNITITKIIYSSHQRTDVTVEWLIQAAADLTGFFIELQMLPGRLGKSGNVPLWQKVAADLDPSTRSYQINHLDPSGKYAFRVTAVNRRTIGHPSAMKSPAVPGFNAYPSVIGAAIGGMLVATVATVLIFLYVLRNRNNIPRLHDVMFGRQNSQSRENINFPEDEVVGGAEEGGRAEVSPGTSVTLPRSAMPANLPPQIKQPM